A region of Lycium barbarum isolate Lr01 chromosome 1, ASM1917538v2, whole genome shotgun sequence DNA encodes the following proteins:
- the LOC132599649 gene encoding serine carboxypeptidase-like 45: MAMSVLFFLLYASVGIVNAFPHPDKIILLPGQPQVGFQHFSGYVTVDDKKQKALFYYFVEAETDPASKPLVLWLNGGPGCSSVGVGAFSENGPFRPRGQFLVKNEHSWNKEANMLYLESPIGVGFSYSTNTSSYDTVNDEITARDNVVFMQRWFNKFPQYRNNNLFLTGESYAGHYVPQLAKLMIELNNKKKLFNLKGVALGNPVLEFATDFNSRAEYFWSHGLISDSTYRMFTSFCNYSRYVSEYYRDNVSPMCSRVMSLVSRETSKFVDKYDVTLDVCMSSVLSQSKIISPQENTEKIDVCIDDETVNYLNRQDVRKALHARLVGVHSWDVCSNILDYQLLDIEIPTISIVGLLVKERIPVLIYSGDQDSVVPLTGSRSVVHTLAKQMRLNTTVPYRVWFAGQQVGGWTQVYDNILSFATIRGAAHEAPFSQPERSLVLFKSFLQGRALPEVF; this comes from the exons ATGGCTATGTCTgtcttgttctttcttctttatgCTTCTGTAGGAATTGTGAATGCATTTCCTCATCCAGACAAAATCATTCTATTGCCTGGACAACCTCAAGTGGGATTTCAACACTTCTCAGGCTATGTCACTGTTGATGACAAGAAACAAAAAGCTCTCTTTTACTACTTTGTGGAAGCAGAAACAGATCCAGCTTCCAAGCCTCTTGTTTTATGGTTAAATGGAG GACCTGGTTGTTCTTCTGTGGGAGTAGGTGCATTCTCTGAGAATGGTCCATTTAGACCAAGGGGACAATTTCTTGTTAAGAATGAACACAGCTGGAACAAAG AGGCAAATATGTTGTACTTGGAGTCTCCAATTGGGGTTGGCTTTTCTTATTCAACTAATACTTCTTCCTATGATACAGTTAATGATGAGATAACAG CTAGGGACAATGTTGTGTTCATGCAACGCTGGTTCAACAAATTCCCACAGTATAGAAACAACAATTTATTTTTAACGGGggagagttatgcag GCCATTATGTACCTCAACTTGCTAAGCTCATGATTGAGCTTAACAACAAAAAGAAGTTGTTCAATCTGAAAGGAGTTGCA CTGGGTAATCCGGTTCTGGAATTCGCCACTGACTTCAATTCGAGGGCTGAGTACTTCTGGTCTCATGGCCTAATATCAGACTCTACATACAGAATGTTCACTTCCTTTTGCAATTATTCTCGCTATGTGAGCGAGTACTACAGGGACAATGTTTCGCCGATGTGTTCAAGAGTCATGAGCCTGGTAAGTAGAGAAACCAGTAAATTTGTGGACAAATATGATGTTACCCTGGATGTCTGTATGTCATCAGTGCTCTCTCAGTCCAAAATTATAAGTCCACAA GAAAATACTGAGAAGATAGATGTCTGCATCGATGATGAAACAGTCAATTACTTAAATCGACAAGATGTGAGAAAGGCTCTGCATGCTAGGCTTGTTGGTGTTCACAGCTGGGATGTTTGCAGCAA CATTCTAGATTATCAATTGCTTGACATAGAGATACCAACCATCTCTATAGTAGGATTGCTTGTCAAGGAGAGAATTCCAGTCTTAATTTACAG CGGGGATCAAGATTCTGTTGTTCCATTGACCGGAAGCCGCTCCGTTGTACATACACTAGCAAAACAGATGAGGCTGAACACTACTGTACCCTATAGAGTTTGGTTTGCAGGGCAGCAG GTTGGTGGTTGGACTCAAGTGTATGATAATATCCTATCATTTGCCACCATTAGAGGTGCTGCTCATGAAGCTCCGTTCTCTCAGCCAGAGAGATCACTTGTTCTGTTCAAGTCATTTCTTCAAGGCAGGGCACTTCCTGAAGTATTCTAA